In Acidimicrobiia bacterium, a genomic segment contains:
- a CDS encoding ATPase, T2SS/T4P/T4SS family, whose amino-acid sequence MTGNNDLGGRLHRAVAEKLSEHLRTHDGDAPLSLEDERALTHSLIAAELTQLTENAYRNGQTPLDPATESDLAEAVFHRVHGLGRLQPYIDDPDVSNIHVNGFDNVWLVYRDGTKVRGEPAADSDRDLIDMVASAARRIGRSEKRWDQVSWELHLQLPGGERLHAVMGLTGRPAITIRRHDFSIYRLKHLIELGVIDEGLAEFLGAAVRAKLNLIVAGGTNTGKTTMLRCLLNEIPPDERVVTVEDNLEIGLDRFADLHPDQVMWERRGANIEGRGEASLADCVRATLRQNPDRVIVGEIRGVEVVDMLRAMSQGNDGSMSSIHADSSKGAIVRLGMYTAEAGLDEETSNKWIANAVDLIVHLGWVDGTRRVTSIREVLEAEQRQIATNEVYRPAADGKAVPAPGPTIRNDTLARLVAASFDASFLSTASGWRRT is encoded by the coding sequence GTGACCGGCAACAACGACCTGGGTGGGCGGCTGCACCGTGCGGTGGCAGAGAAGCTGTCCGAGCATCTCCGGACTCACGACGGGGATGCTCCGTTGAGCCTCGAAGACGAACGTGCCCTCACCCACTCACTGATCGCCGCCGAGCTGACCCAACTTACCGAGAACGCCTACCGGAACGGACAGACTCCTCTCGACCCGGCCACGGAGTCGGACCTGGCCGAGGCGGTTTTCCACCGGGTCCACGGGCTGGGACGTCTCCAGCCATACATTGATGATCCGGACGTGTCGAACATCCATGTCAACGGTTTCGACAACGTGTGGCTCGTGTACCGGGACGGCACCAAGGTCCGAGGCGAGCCGGCCGCCGATTCGGACCGTGACCTGATCGACATGGTCGCCAGCGCCGCCCGCAGGATCGGACGCAGCGAGAAGCGTTGGGATCAGGTGTCGTGGGAGCTGCACCTGCAACTCCCGGGAGGTGAGCGCCTCCATGCGGTGATGGGGTTGACGGGTCGGCCGGCGATCACAATCCGCCGCCACGACTTCAGTATCTACCGGCTCAAGCATCTCATCGAGCTGGGCGTGATCGACGAAGGGTTGGCCGAGTTCTTGGGGGCGGCGGTGAGAGCGAAACTGAACCTGATCGTGGCCGGAGGGACGAACACCGGCAAGACGACGATGCTGCGGTGTCTCCTCAATGAGATTCCGCCGGATGAGCGGGTTGTCACCGTTGAGGACAACCTCGAGATCGGTTTAGACCGGTTCGCTGATCTCCACCCCGACCAGGTGATGTGGGAGCGCCGGGGTGCGAATATTGAAGGCCGAGGCGAAGCGTCCCTGGCTGATTGTGTGCGGGCGACGCTGCGTCAGAACCCCGACCGGGTGATCGTTGGGGAGATCCGCGGTGTCGAGGTGGTCGACATGCTGCGGGCCATGTCCCAGGGCAACGACGGTTCGATGTCCTCGATCCATGCCGACTCTTCCAAGGGAGCGATCGTTCGACTCGGCATGTACACGGCCGAAGCCGGTCTCGACGAGGAGACGTCGAACAAGTGGATCGCCAACGCCGTGGACCTGATTGTCCACCTGGGATGGGTGGACGGCACCCGCCGGGTCACCAGCATCCGCGAGGTGTTGGAGGCGGAGCAGCGCCAGATCGCGACCAACGAGGTCTACCGACCGGCAGCCGACGGAAAAGCGGTACCGGCTCCCGGCCCGACCATCAGAAACGACACGCTGGCACGACTGGTCGCCGCCAGCTTTGACGCCTCCTTCCTTTCGACCGCTTCTGGTTGGCGGCGAACATGA
- a CDS encoding pilus assembly protein TadB yields MNLLVAAATGGLIGFGLWLGVTAVRGIKVVPDARRLVPAAVRAERATAWLAGALLTGIIVGLVTGWPVAGIGTTLGVLAGPAAMGGTARRAQETATADAIATWADMIRDTMAGASGLEESLIQTAAVAPTAIRRQLQAFAHRLRHQPLEAALDGLANDLNHSSADLIVAALAAAARLEARDLGGLLARLAEAIRGDVRMRTRIEIGRARIRTSARIAVATTTATVVFLYLFAGHLLEPYDTAGGQVWLLVVMAVFFGAGVMLHHYSQLEAPERFTLRHISHKEALR; encoded by the coding sequence ATGAATCTCCTCGTCGCCGCAGCCACCGGTGGTCTCATCGGGTTCGGACTGTGGTTGGGCGTCACCGCGGTGAGAGGAATCAAGGTGGTACCCGATGCCCGCCGGCTGGTACCTGCGGCGGTACGGGCGGAACGGGCCACCGCTTGGCTCGCCGGAGCACTGCTCACGGGCATCATCGTGGGACTGGTCACCGGGTGGCCAGTCGCGGGCATCGGCACCACCCTCGGCGTGCTGGCGGGACCTGCCGCTATGGGTGGCACCGCTCGGCGTGCACAGGAGACGGCTACCGCCGACGCCATCGCCACCTGGGCAGACATGATCCGCGACACCATGGCCGGAGCGTCGGGGTTGGAGGAATCACTCATCCAGACCGCCGCCGTCGCGCCAACCGCCATCCGAAGGCAGTTGCAGGCGTTCGCTCACCGGCTGCGCCATCAGCCCCTCGAAGCCGCCCTCGACGGTCTCGCCAATGATCTCAACCATTCATCCGCCGACCTGATCGTCGCTGCCCTGGCCGCTGCCGCCCGTCTCGAGGCCCGCGACCTCGGTGGGCTCCTCGCCCGTCTGGCCGAGGCCATCCGGGGAGACGTCCGGATGCGCACCCGCATCGAGATCGGCCGCGCCCGGATCAGAACCTCTGCCCGAATCGCAGTCGCCACGACCACTGCCACGGTCGTCTTCCTATACCTGTTCGCCGGCCACCTGTTGGAGCCCTACGACACCGCCGGCGGCCAAGTCTGGCTGCTGGTCGTCATGGCTGTGTTCTTCGGTGCTGGGGTGATGCTCCACCACTACAGCCAGCTCGAAGCACCAGAACGCTTCACCCTCCGCCACATCTCACACAAGGAGGCGCTCCGATGA
- a CDS encoding type II secretion system F family protein, with amino-acid sequence MTVLAVMAAGGGIGLGVFLAARAMFPRPVPLQKALADLGRPRRTPIQAHSGSVAGMTGRAGQMAVRVMEATGLVDLGHLDQRLRAVGKPIEAHAYEKLVGGLAGLFLPLGFATVLAVGGVSMSPGWVAALAVGFGVGGFMWPDLGLSERIERRRRDFRHSLSAYLDLVTIILAGGGGLETALQTSADLGEGWAFTEIRAALRKAQVTNRTPWDVFDELGQELGIDELRELAASAHLAGDQGARIRASLAAKADSMRAAQTAAIEAQAEAATEKMLLPVVTLVVGMILFIGFGVVQAISTPGTVP; translated from the coding sequence ATGACGGTACTGGCGGTCATGGCCGCGGGTGGGGGGATCGGGCTCGGTGTCTTCTTGGCCGCCAGGGCGATGTTCCCTCGACCGGTGCCACTCCAGAAGGCACTGGCGGATCTGGGGCGTCCCCGCCGGACACCCATCCAGGCCCACTCGGGGTCGGTGGCAGGGATGACCGGGCGGGCCGGCCAGATGGCTGTCCGGGTCATGGAAGCCACTGGACTGGTGGACCTGGGACACCTCGACCAGCGGCTGCGGGCAGTGGGCAAACCAATCGAAGCCCACGCCTACGAAAAGTTGGTGGGCGGACTCGCCGGACTGTTCCTCCCCCTCGGCTTCGCCACGGTGTTGGCCGTCGGGGGCGTATCGATGTCACCTGGGTGGGTAGCGGCCCTCGCCGTCGGGTTCGGTGTCGGCGGGTTCATGTGGCCAGACCTCGGATTGTCGGAGCGGATCGAACGTCGCCGGCGGGACTTCCGCCACTCCCTCTCCGCCTATCTCGATCTGGTCACCATCATCCTGGCCGGCGGAGGGGGGCTCGAAACCGCACTCCAGACCTCCGCCGACCTGGGCGAGGGGTGGGCATTCACCGAGATCCGGGCCGCCCTCCGCAAAGCGCAGGTCACCAACCGCACCCCATGGGACGTCTTCGACGAACTCGGTCAAGAGCTCGGCATCGACGAACTCCGCGAACTCGCCGCATCGGCTCATTTGGCTGGCGACCAGGGGGCGCGCATTCGGGCGTCCCTCGCCGCCAAAGCCGACTCCATGCGTGCAGCCCAGACCGCCGCTATCGAAGCCCAAGCCGAAGCCGCCACCGAGAAGATGCTCCTGCCGGTGGTGACCCTCGTCGTCGGGATGATCCTCTTCATCGGCTTCGGAGTCGTCCAAGCGATCTCCACGCCGGGGACGGTCCCATGA
- a CDS encoding pilus assembly protein, translating into MTRRRTGEEGLTSTELAVVMPVLIALVLVPFQIALWWHAHQVADGAAREAVDAAQVVTATDGDGIRAAEWFLDAAGNLTDPQVTVTRTAETVTVEITGRAPRLIPGFDWSVAVRASGPVERFVPEPDR; encoded by the coding sequence ATGACGAGGAGACGAACAGGCGAGGAGGGCCTCACCTCCACCGAACTGGCCGTGGTCATGCCGGTGCTCATCGCGCTCGTGTTGGTCCCGTTTCAGATCGCGCTGTGGTGGCACGCCCATCAGGTCGCCGACGGCGCAGCTCGCGAAGCCGTCGACGCCGCCCAGGTCGTCACCGCCACCGACGGCGACGGGATCCGAGCGGCCGAATGGTTCCTCGACGCTGCTGGCAACCTCACCGACCCCCAGGTGACCGTCACCCGCACCGCCGAGACCGTCACTGTCGAGATCACCGGACGGGCACCTCGGCTCATCCCCGGATTCGACTGGAGCGTGGCGGTTCGGGCGTCTGGTCCGGTGGAACGGTTCGTACCGGAGCCGGACCGATGA
- a CDS encoding TadE/TadG family type IV pilus assembly protein, with product MMRIRDEHGAVSTELAVLTPLLIGFMLLVVFAGRVAQAEGDVAHAAHEAARAASLTATPSAAVEAAQATAFANITEGGVACRTLDVSVDTTNFAAGGQVAVAVTCQAAFGDIAMLAVPGSRTFTANAIEVVDTYRANPRSVP from the coding sequence ATGATGCGGATTCGCGACGAACACGGGGCAGTCTCCACCGAATTGGCGGTGCTCACGCCGCTGCTGATCGGGTTCATGCTCTTGGTCGTGTTCGCGGGTCGGGTCGCCCAAGCAGAAGGCGACGTCGCCCACGCCGCCCACGAGGCGGCCCGAGCCGCCTCCCTCACCGCCACCCCGTCAGCAGCGGTGGAAGCCGCCCAGGCGACAGCCTTCGCCAACATCACCGAAGGTGGAGTGGCGTGCCGGACCCTCGACGTGTCCGTCGACACAACCAACTTCGCAGCGGGAGGCCAGGTCGCCGTTGCCGTCACCTGTCAGGCGGCATTCGGTGATATCGCCATGCTGGCCGTTCCCGGAAGCCGTACCTTCACCGCCAACGCCATCGAGGTGGTCGACACCTACCGAGCAAACCCCCGGAGCGTCCCATGA
- a CDS encoding pilus assembly protein TadG-related protein, producing MNERGAVSTFLAVIALALLMAAGLAIDGGRKVNALREASHLADNAARAGAQAVDLDALRTTGDLMVVPAGAVDRVDQYLTALGYAAAEVAVIGDSVTVTVSLTVDPVLLPTGQMTVSATETATAITEEP from the coding sequence ATGAACGAGCGTGGGGCCGTCTCCACGTTCCTTGCGGTCATCGCTCTTGCCCTGCTGATGGCAGCGGGGCTGGCAATCGACGGTGGCCGGAAAGTCAACGCCCTCAGGGAGGCGAGCCACTTGGCTGACAACGCCGCCCGGGCCGGCGCCCAAGCCGTCGACCTCGACGCCCTCCGCACCACCGGTGACCTTATGGTTGTTCCCGCCGGCGCTGTCGACCGGGTGGACCAGTACCTGACGGCCCTGGGGTATGCCGCCGCTGAGGTGGCCGTGATTGGTGACAGCGTCACCGTCACCGTCAGTCTCACCGTGGACCCCGTCCTCTTGCCCACCGGGCAGATGACCGTCTCCGCCACCGAAACTGCCACAGCAATCACCGAGGAGCCATGA